The following coding sequences lie in one SAR324 cluster bacterium genomic window:
- a CDS encoding Hsp33 family molecular chaperone HslO has translation MSLSDSRLITFYNQDLVLHFFEGQKLIHDLVLTQQHQGSSFGYFRDFILGVQPLITFLKPGEQLCVYLDSEIPYFRIKLETNSSGYLRAMVYPEQMEGIPDRVSGKVRLLRLNRDNSYHSVIDLDAVTLGEIINLVLERSWQFHARVHVSSISDQSVMIHKLPSLEQDISEAPDMDQCLEEWKQRLDTLFSEATATVESLSATASSWGFQYLSQRKIEFYCGCGQEQMRQNMIQFLQSKPEEIDYLESEVEVICEYCKSKYYFQRNDLASAILPTH, from the coding sequence ATGAGTTTATCTGACAGTCGATTGATTACTTTTTACAATCAGGATCTTGTTCTTCATTTTTTTGAAGGTCAGAAACTGATACATGATCTGGTTTTGACCCAGCAACATCAGGGAAGCAGTTTTGGTTATTTCCGTGATTTCATTCTGGGCGTACAACCACTGATCACATTTCTCAAACCAGGAGAACAACTGTGTGTGTATCTTGATTCAGAAATTCCATACTTCAGAATCAAACTTGAAACCAACAGTTCGGGATACCTCAGGGCCATGGTTTATCCCGAACAGATGGAAGGCATTCCGGACAGGGTCTCAGGAAAAGTCAGACTGTTGCGATTGAACAGAGACAATTCCTATCATTCGGTCATTGATCTTGACGCTGTAACACTCGGCGAAATTATCAATCTGGTTCTGGAACGATCCTGGCAGTTTCATGCGCGGGTGCATGTCTCCTCCATCAGCGATCAGAGCGTGATGATCCACAAATTACCTTCATTGGAACAGGATATTTCTGAAGCGCCAGACATGGACCAATGTCTGGAGGAATGGAAACAACGCCTGGATACGTTGTTTTCTGAAGCGACAGCAACCGTGGAATCGCTGTCAGCAACCGCGTCTTCCTGGGGTTTTCAGTATTTAAGCCAGCGCAAAATTGAGTTTTATTGTGGCTGTGGTCAAGAGCAGATGCGGCAGAACATGATTCAGTTTCTGCAATCAAAACCTGAGGAAATTGACTATCTGGAATCAGAGGTTGAAGTTATCTGCGAATATTGTAAGAGTAAGTATTACTTCCAGCGCAATGACCTCGCGTCAGCTATTTTACCAACGCATTAA
- a CDS encoding saccharopine dehydrogenase NADP-binding domain-containing protein yields the protein MSENSEKRQYDVVIYGATGFTGGLVAEYFATHFNAELSWALSGRNIDKLKQVKQKLIRLNPACDSLNLIKADASDAASLKKMVSSTRAVLTTVGPYSEYGEPLVAACVAAGTDYLDITGEPDFVGNILKKYDDDARRKGVLIINCCGFDSIPADLGAYFTVQQLPADSQKTVKAYLTTKSKPSGGTWQSAVKAMSKGKETLAHSKAEGQKVGLKLHYSKYLNAWGIPLPLIDPVIVKRSSNVRTEYGPGFKYEHYLKIKKIQNVMKFLGVMGGLFMSAQFSVTREMLLKILKSGDGPSEEDRKKSFFELTFLGETSSERVQTKVSGKDPGYDETSKMVSESAWVLIKHRESLLVRGGVTTTAACLGNPLIERLQQAGIKFEVISREKI from the coding sequence ATGTCAGAAAATTCAGAAAAACGTCAGTATGATGTCGTGATTTATGGAGCCACCGGATTCACAGGAGGCCTGGTTGCTGAATATTTTGCGACGCATTTCAATGCAGAACTAAGTTGGGCGTTGTCTGGCAGAAATATCGATAAGTTGAAGCAGGTAAAACAAAAATTGATCAGGCTCAATCCTGCCTGCGACTCTCTCAATTTGATCAAGGCTGATGCCTCAGACGCGGCGTCTCTGAAAAAAATGGTGTCGTCAACCAGAGCTGTCCTGACGACGGTTGGCCCCTATTCAGAATATGGAGAACCGTTGGTCGCCGCATGTGTGGCCGCCGGAACCGATTATCTGGACATTACCGGTGAGCCTGATTTTGTGGGAAACATCCTGAAAAAATATGATGACGACGCTCGCAGAAAAGGTGTTCTGATTATCAATTGCTGTGGCTTTGACAGCATTCCTGCCGATTTGGGTGCTTATTTCACGGTTCAACAATTACCTGCTGACTCGCAAAAAACAGTCAAAGCTTACCTCACCACCAAATCAAAACCCTCAGGAGGAACCTGGCAATCGGCGGTCAAAGCCATGAGCAAAGGCAAAGAAACACTGGCACACTCCAAAGCGGAAGGCCAAAAAGTCGGACTTAAACTGCATTATTCCAAATATTTGAATGCCTGGGGAATCCCCTTGCCGTTGATTGACCCCGTGATTGTCAAACGATCCAGCAATGTCCGCACAGAATATGGCCCGGGATTTAAATATGAGCATTACCTGAAAATTAAAAAAATTCAGAATGTCATGAAATTTCTGGGCGTGATGGGAGGCCTTTTTATGTCTGCGCAATTCAGTGTCACCAGGGAAATGCTTCTGAAAATACTTAAATCCGGAGACGGTCCCTCAGAGGAAGATCGGAAGAAAAGTTTCTTTGAACTGACCTTTTTGGGAGAAACCTCGTCTGAACGGGTGCAAACCAAAGTGAGTGGAAAAGATCCGGGATATGATGAAACCTCTAAAATGGTTTCGGAGTCGGCCTGGGTGTTGATCAAACACAGGGAGTCCCTGCTGGTTCGCGGTGGGGTGACCACCACGGCGGCTTGTCTGGGAAATCCCCTGATTGAGCGCCTGCAACAAGCCGGAATCAAATTTGAAGTGATTTCCCGTGAAAAGATTTAG
- a CDS encoding alpha/beta fold hydrolase, protein MQNETWMVEMEDGSNIKIRLFRNGKNQNLPVIICLSAMGVPANYYKPFAELLRQKNFHVVTADLRGNGESSVRVNRQNNFGFHEMLTYDWPAIIRKVREIFKTEPVYLCGHSLSGNLSALYLSKNPHQITGLIMIASCLIHHRGWNYPQNIGVLAGTQFMRVIAETLGYFPGKYMGFGALEAKGVIRDWTRTALTGTYRPTANPYDFETLLQHLPLPVLAISLEQDSWVSEQSVINLCHKMKNAAVAHHRLKASLFGKNKVDHFRWVQSSGPVVDCIANWIHASDSSFG, encoded by the coding sequence ATGCAAAATGAAACCTGGATGGTTGAAATGGAAGATGGATCAAATATAAAGATTCGTCTCTTCCGCAACGGAAAAAATCAAAATTTGCCGGTGATTATCTGTCTATCCGCAATGGGTGTTCCCGCAAATTATTACAAACCGTTTGCGGAACTGCTGAGACAAAAAAACTTCCATGTTGTCACCGCGGATCTCAGGGGGAATGGCGAGAGTAGCGTGCGGGTAAATCGACAAAATAATTTCGGTTTCCATGAAATGTTGACCTATGACTGGCCTGCGATCATCAGAAAAGTTCGTGAAATATTCAAAACGGAACCTGTTTATTTATGTGGTCATAGTTTGTCGGGTAATCTTTCAGCCTTGTACCTCAGCAAGAATCCACATCAGATCACTGGATTGATTATGATTGCTTCGTGTCTGATCCATCACCGGGGATGGAATTACCCTCAAAACATTGGTGTTTTGGCTGGCACACAATTCATGCGGGTAATTGCTGAAACCCTGGGTTACTTCCCGGGGAAATATATGGGATTTGGTGCTCTTGAAGCAAAAGGCGTTATTCGGGATTGGACCAGAACCGCGTTAACCGGGACATATCGTCCGACAGCAAATCCTTATGATTTTGAAACATTGCTGCAACACCTGCCGTTACCTGTTCTGGCCATTTCCTTAGAACAGGATTCATGGGTTTCTGAACAGTCTGTGATCAATTTATGCCATAAAATGAAAAACGCCGCTGTCGCGCATCATCGCCTGAAGGCCTCCCTCTTTGGTAAAAATAAAGTGGATCATTTCAGGTGGGTTCAGTCTTCTGGGCCTGTTGTGGACTGCATTGCCAACTGGATTCATGCTTCAGACTCATCCTTCGGATAA
- a CDS encoding GMC family oxidoreductase has protein sequence MAGAIGLGFEETLKGWIQWFHHKERNPLILECASWSTDRLRWWKPWKIEGKISCPGRFYKNRITGTVTIHPLKHIEYDLLFHDSKLGNLHLKGKKEWLEIKMHKTVGPLNGSLFNSHDENIGDFELKYQGNVTQFMNAIRFRQGHPHQTHWSSYKETILALAETVYPEVANNENLKQKVWERFLEVMEWMPSTDYKLMDVAYRHAGKLGWAKGKRSFAQLSLEERIQLMDSIQRSSVAMEKLTEVLQIPLRIAAYSDEDFHKKLHIHIPRNPQTIYENEPWQKNIFTPSTDLSLSPVECDVVVIGSGAGGAAIADILTRKYNLAVAIVEEGMFWDRRSLQDSSFRMTAKLYRYFGMQRTEGTAPILIPTGIGVGGTTLINCGTSFRTPESVINRWNEELNVGISVAEMKPFFEQVEQKLHVQPGEKKYLGPIADVVAAGADKLGYSHHPLPRSALGCDGQGACSTGCPSGAKMSTNVSYIPSALKHGASLFTGYRAEQILVEHGQAVGVIARVPGVDASWNLKIRAKCVILAAGSLITPRILYENGIAENNPHLGHHLSIHPAVNVGGLFRQIMQVPHYIPQSYAIDHFHHEGIMFEGAALPPEFSCLALPVLGSDFLHYMNHYKHYANFGFMIQDTSHGNLKLSKGKSPKINYNLDEKALNRITRGTTILGNVLFEGGAEEIITQVSGRARIKNASELQQKFRKPVKAREINATAYHPLGTCRFGSSPQNSVVSPEHEVWGVKNLFIADGSVVPGPLGVNPQITIMGLALRAGQIIGSRF, from the coding sequence ATGGCCGGAGCAATAGGATTAGGATTTGAAGAAACACTGAAGGGATGGATTCAGTGGTTTCACCACAAAGAAAGAAATCCCCTTATACTGGAATGTGCCAGTTGGTCAACAGATAGACTACGATGGTGGAAACCCTGGAAAATTGAGGGAAAAATCAGTTGTCCCGGACGTTTTTACAAAAACCGGATCACAGGGACTGTTACCATTCACCCGCTCAAGCATATTGAATATGATCTGTTGTTTCATGACTCAAAACTGGGAAATCTCCATCTCAAAGGAAAAAAAGAATGGCTTGAAATCAAGATGCATAAGACTGTGGGCCCCCTGAATGGCTCACTGTTCAACAGTCATGACGAAAACATTGGCGATTTCGAACTCAAATACCAAGGGAATGTCACCCAATTCATGAATGCCATCCGGTTCCGACAGGGCCATCCACATCAAACCCATTGGAGTTCTTACAAAGAAACCATTCTTGCGCTTGCCGAAACCGTGTATCCAGAGGTTGCAAACAACGAAAATCTGAAACAAAAGGTCTGGGAGCGTTTTCTGGAGGTCATGGAATGGATGCCTTCTACCGATTATAAATTAATGGATGTCGCCTATCGTCATGCTGGTAAACTGGGCTGGGCTAAAGGCAAACGATCCTTTGCCCAATTATCCCTTGAGGAACGAATCCAGCTCATGGATTCCATCCAGCGATCCAGTGTTGCCATGGAAAAATTGACGGAAGTTTTACAAATTCCGTTGAGAATTGCCGCATACAGCGATGAAGACTTTCATAAAAAGCTCCATATTCATATCCCCAGAAATCCACAAACAATATATGAAAATGAACCCTGGCAAAAAAACATCTTCACGCCATCCACAGATTTATCCTTGTCACCTGTTGAATGTGATGTGGTGGTTATCGGAAGTGGGGCCGGCGGTGCGGCTATTGCGGATATACTCACACGAAAATACAATCTTGCCGTTGCGATTGTGGAAGAGGGGATGTTCTGGGATCGAAGATCTCTTCAGGATTCTTCATTCCGCATGACCGCGAAATTGTACCGCTATTTCGGCATGCAACGCACTGAAGGCACGGCCCCGATCCTGATTCCAACAGGCATTGGTGTGGGCGGCACAACCCTCATCAATTGCGGAACCAGTTTCCGTACACCTGAATCGGTGATCAACCGCTGGAATGAGGAATTGAACGTTGGTATCAGTGTCGCTGAAATGAAACCATTTTTTGAACAGGTGGAACAAAAACTTCATGTTCAACCCGGTGAAAAAAAATATCTGGGACCGATTGCGGATGTGGTCGCCGCAGGTGCCGACAAGCTTGGCTACTCCCATCATCCGCTTCCCCGAAGTGCTCTGGGATGTGATGGTCAGGGCGCCTGTTCCACAGGTTGTCCCTCCGGCGCGAAAATGTCGACCAATGTGTCTTATATTCCATCGGCTCTAAAGCATGGCGCATCACTGTTCACCGGTTATCGTGCAGAACAAATTCTGGTTGAGCATGGACAGGCTGTCGGCGTGATTGCCCGGGTTCCAGGGGTGGATGCTTCATGGAATCTGAAAATTCGGGCGAAATGTGTGATTCTGGCCGCAGGAAGTCTCATCACTCCCAGAATTTTGTATGAAAATGGGATCGCAGAGAACAATCCACATCTCGGGCATCACCTCAGTATTCATCCGGCTGTGAATGTGGGTGGTTTATTCAGGCAAATCATGCAGGTTCCGCATTACATTCCACAAAGTTATGCCATTGATCATTTCCATCATGAAGGCATCATGTTTGAAGGCGCCGCATTGCCTCCTGAATTTTCATGTCTGGCATTGCCTGTATTGGGGAGTGATTTTCTGCATTACATGAATCATTATAAGCACTATGCCAATTTCGGATTCATGATTCAGGACACCAGTCATGGAAATTTGAAGCTGTCCAAAGGAAAATCGCCCAAAATAAATTATAATCTCGATGAAAAAGCCCTGAATCGAATCACTCGTGGCACAACCATTCTGGGCAATGTATTGTTCGAAGGCGGCGCCGAAGAAATCATCACTCAGGTTTCAGGGCGGGCACGTATCAAAAATGCCAGCGAATTACAGCAAAAATTCCGTAAACCTGTGAAAGCCAGAGAAATCAACGCGACAGCATATCATCCACTCGGAACATGCCGTTTTGGATCGTCTCCTCAAAATTCAGTTGTTTCTCCGGAGCATGAAGTCTGGGGCGTAAAAAACCTGTTTATTGCTGATGGCTCGGTCGTTCCCGGCCCGCTGGGTGTCAACCCGCAGATCACTATCATGGGACTGGCTCTACGTGCAGGTCAGATTATCGGTTCCCGTTTTTAG